The proteins below are encoded in one region of Meriones unguiculatus strain TT.TT164.6M chromosome 18, Bangor_MerUng_6.1, whole genome shotgun sequence:
- the En1 gene encoding homeobox protein engrailed-1: protein MEEQQPEPKCQREPGLGAVAAAAAVVAAAAPGGLGLSLSPGAGGSSGSDGDSVPVSPQPAPPSPPAAPCLPPLAHHPHLPPHPPPPPPPPPQPLAAPAQQPPPAAQLHRTTNFFIDNILRPDFGCKKEQPLPQLLVATAAAGGGAGGGGGGGGSRAERDRGQTAAGREPVHSLGARAPGAASLLCAADANCGPPDGSQPATAVGAGASKAGNSAAAAAAVAAAAAAAASKPSDGGGGGGSGGSAGSPGAQGAKFPEHNPAILLMGSANGGPVVKTDSQQPLVWPAWVYCTRYSDRPSSGPRTRKLKKKKNEKEDKRPRTAFTAEQLQRLKAEFQANRYITEQRRQTLAQELSLNESQIKIWFQNKRAKIKKATGIKNGLALHLMAQGLYNHSTTTVQDKDESE, encoded by the exons ATGGAAGAGCAGCAGCCGGAGCCGAAATGCCAGCGCGAGCCGGGCCTCggcgcggtggcggcggcggcggcggtggtggcggcggcggcccCGGGCGGCCTCGGCCTGAGCCTCAGCCCCGGAGCCGGCGGGAGCAGCGGCAGCGACGGGGACAGCGTGCCGGTGTCCCCGCAGCCGGCGCCCCCGTCGCCTCCCGCGGCGCCCTGCCTGCCGCCCCTGGCCCATCACCCGCACCTCCCCCCGCACCctccgcccccgccgccgccgccgccgcagccccTCGCGGCGCCCGCCCAGCAGCCGCCGCCCGCGGCCCAGCTGCACCGCACCACCAACTTTTTCATCGATAACATCCTGAGGCCCGATTTCGGTTGCAAAAAGGAACAGCCCCTGCCGCAGCTCCTGGTGGCCACGGCGGCGGCCGGGGGAGgcgccggcggcggcggcggaggaggAGGGAGCCGCGCCGAGCGAGACCGAGGCCAGACTGCTGCAGGTAGAGAGCCCGTCCACTCGCTGGGCGCGCGGGCTCCGGGCGCCGCCTCGCTCCTGTGCGCCGCGGACGCGAACTGTGGCCCGCCCGACGGCTCCCAGCCCGCCACCGCCGTCGGCGCGGGCGCGTCCAAGGCCGGGAActctgcggcggcggcggcggcggtggccgcggcggcggcggcggcggcatcGAAGCCCTcggacggcggcggcggcggcggcagcggcggcagcGCGGGGAGCCCCGGGGCGCAGGGCGCCAAGTTCCCGGAGCACAACCCGGCCATCCTGCTCATGGGCTCGGCCAACGGGGGGCCGGTGGTCAAGACTGACTCGCAGCAGCCTCTGGTGTGGCCCGCCTGGGTCTACTGCACGCGCTACTCCGACCGTCCGTCCTCGG GTCCACGCACCAGGaagctgaagaagaaaaagaacgaGAAGGAAGACAAGCGGCCACGGACGGCGTTCACAGCCGAGCAGCTGCAGAGACTCAAGGCGGAGTTCCAGGCAAACCGCTACATCACGGAGCAGCGGCGGCAGACCCTGGCCCAGGAGCTCAGCCTGAACGAGTCTCAGATCAAGATCTGGTTCCAAAACAAGCGGGCCAAGATCAAGAAAGCCACCGGCATCAAGAACGGCCTGGCCCTGCACCTCATGGCCCAGGGACTGTACAACCACTCTACCACCACCGTCCAGGACAAAGACGAGAGCGAGTAG